Below is a genomic region from Neorhizobium galegae.
AGAGCATCTCGACCTTTGCCTCGCCGCCGGCATCAACCACGAAGGCATCAATGCCGAAGTGGCCAAGGGCCAGTGGGAATTCCAGGTTTTCGGCAAGGGCTCCAAGAAGGCCGCCGACCAGATCTGGATGGCACGCTACCTGCTGCAACGCCTGACTGAAAAGTACGGCATCGACATCGAATATCACTGCAAGCCGCTCGGCGACACCGACTGGAACGGCTCGGGCATGCACTGCAACTTCTCCACCAAGTACATGCGCGAAGTCGGCGGCAAGGACTATTTCGAAGCCCTCATGGCTGCCTTCGACAAGAACCTGATGGACCACATCGCCGTCTACGGACCGGACAACGACAAGCGCCTCACCGGCAAGCACGAAACGGCTCCTTGGAACAAGTTCTCCTACGGCGTTGCCGACCGCGGTGCTTCGATCCGCGTGCCGCACTCGTTCGTCAAGAACGACTACAAGGGCTATCTGGAAGACCGCCGTCCGAACTCCCAGGGCGACCCCTACCAGATCGCTTCCCAGGTTCTGAAGACGATCGCCGAAGTCCCGACCAACCGGGCTTCCGCCGCCGCCTGATAATACCAGGCTCGGCAATCGGTAAGTAAGAAGACGCCGGCCTCAGCGCCGGCGTTTTTCGTTTTCGAGTTTACGAAGGAAGCTCAGGCGTTGCGCGCCCGCAGCCCATCTATGAAGAGCTGTTCCAGGAACCGAGCCGCATCCTCGAAACGCCCCTCGCCCGCATAGTTTTGGCCGAGCACGGCGCGCACCTGCACGTCGAAGTCGGCATAGTGCTGGGTGGTCGACCAGATCGAGAAGATCAGGTGGTAGGGATCGCATTTGGCGATCTTGCCGGACCGCGCCCAGGCGCGGATCACCTCCGCCTTTTCGTCGACAAGCGCCTTCAACGGGCCTTTCAGCTCGTCCTCGATATGCGGCGCGCCCTGCAGCACTTCATTGGCGAAAAGCCGGCTTTCGCGCGGGAAATCGCGGGCCATTTCGAGCTTGCGGCGGATATAGGAGCGGATCTCCGATTCCGGATTGCCCTCCGCATCGAAGGCGCGCAGCGGCTCCAGCCAGGTGGACAGGACCCGGTCGATCAGCTGGCGGTGGATCGCCTCCTTGGTGCGGAAATAATAGAGGAGATTGGGTTTCGACATGCCGGCCGCCTCGGCGATCTGGTCGATCGTGGCGCCGCGAAAACCGTTCTGGGAAAACACGTCGAGCGCCGCTTCGAGGATGCGCTCCTCCTTCTCCTCCTGGATGCGCGTGCGTCTCTGCGTCTTCGCCGCCCTCGGGATGGCCATGCCTGTCCTTGCCCTCTTCCGCGTCCACCCGGCGCTTTCGAAATTCCTCTGGATTTTTCGTGATTTTCGTCTTGAGTGGCGCGGCGGAAATAGTAATGTTTTACCAAGCGGTCAAATTATCGGCGACAAGCGGAATAAACGCAATGCCGATCTTCGCATGCCTCTTTTCAAAGCGGGCACGAAGGACCGATGGGAACGAAAAGCATTCCGCCCACACCGGGTGGACGTAAAACAGGCGAGGACTAAAAAATGGTGGCAGCACCCGGCGAGAACTTGCGCATCAACGGCGATCGTCTGTGGGACATGCTCATGGACATGGCGAAGATCGGCCCCGGCATTGCCGGCGGCAACAATCGCCAGACGCTGACCGATGCGGACGGTGAAGGCCGCCACCTCTTCAAGAGGTGGTGCGAGGCCGAAGGTTTGAGCGTCGGCGTCGACAGGATGGGCACGATGTTTGCGACCCGCGCCGGCACCGATCCGGATGCGCTGCCGGTCTATGTCGGCAGCCACCTCGACACCCAGCCGACCGGCGGCAAATATGACGGCGTTCTCGGCGTGCTCGGCGCGCTGGAAGTGGTGCGCACCATGAACGACCTCGGCATCAAGACCAAGCACCCGATCGTGGTCACCAACTGGGCGAACGAGGAAGGCGCGCGGTTTGCGCCGGCCATGCTGGCATCCGGCGTTTTCGCCGGCGTGCATTCGATCGACTACGCCTACGGCCGCAAGGATCCGGACGGCAAGACCTATGGCGACGAACTGAAGCGCATCGGCTGGCTCGGCGACGAGGAGGTCGGCGCCAGAAAGATGCATGCCTATTTCGAATATCATATCGAACAGGGGCCAATCCTCGAAGCCGAGAACAAGCAGATCGGCGTCGTCACCCACTGTCAGGGCCTCTGGTGGCTGGAATTCACGCTGACCGGCCGCGAGGCGCATACCGGCTCGACGCCGATGAACCTGCGCGTCAATGCCGGCCTTGCCTTCGGCCGCATCCTCGAAATGGTGCAGGCGGTGGCGATGTCCGAACAGCCGGGCGCCGTCGGCGGGGTGGGCCAGGTGTTCTTCTCGCCGAATTCCCGCAACGTACTACCGGGCAAGGTGGTCTTCACCGTCGACATCCGCACGCCATCCCAGGAAAAGCTCGACCGCATGCGGGCGACGATCGAGAAACAGGCGGCCGAGATCTGCGAACCGCTCGGCGTCGGCTGTTCTGTCGAGGCGGTCGGCCATTTCGACCCGGTGACCTTCGATCCGGTGCTGGTCGGCCGTGTTCGCGAAGCGGCCGAAAAGCTCGGCTACAGCCATATGAACATCATCTCCGGCGCCGGCCACGACGCCTGCTGGGCCGCCAAGGTGGCGCCCTCGACGATGATCATGTGCCCCTGCGTCGGCGGGCTCAGCCACAACGAGGCCGAGGAGATTTCCAAGGAATGGGCGGCGGCGGGAGCGGACGTGCTGTTCCATGCCGTGCTGGAGACGGCGGAGATTGTGGAGTAGCATTGCAACCGCCACCTTGAGACAGGAAACGGACAATGGGACGACCGAGGGAAATATCACCCGAAGAACGGGCCGAACTGATCCGCCAGGGATATCGGCCGATCGAGATTTGGGTGCAAGACACGACGAGTGAAGCCTACCGCAGGGAGGCGGAAAGGCAGGCACGCGCCGCGGTGGAGGCAGATCGGCAGGCTGGCATCCTCGAACTGGTTGACGAGGACGCTCACCGAGACTGGGACAAAGAGTGACTTTCAAGCGCGGCAACATGGTGACGGCGGCGTTCCAAGGTGACCTAGGAAAGCCTCGACCTGCGGTCATTCTCCATGCCGACGAATATATCGATGCACATGAGACGCTGATTCTCTGTCCGCTGACGACCTATCTTGCCGATTCACCGAACTTTCGACCTACAATTGCTCCTTCTGCCGAAAATGGCCTGCAGGCCGTCTCACAGATCATGGTCGATAAGGTGACGCACCTGCGCAAGACCGCGATCTCTCAGGTGATCGGTCGGCTGGGCGATCAGGATATGTGGAGGCTCGAAGCGGCCTTGATAAACATCACAGGCTTGAGGCAGGCAATCCTGCCCCTTCCGATGAACGAACGAACAGGGGAACAACAATGACCACAGTCATCAAGGGTGGAACTATCGTCACGGCCGACCTGACCTACAAGGCGGACGTGAAGATCGACGGCGGCAAAATCATCGAGATCGGCCCGAACCTTGTGGGCGATACCACGCTGGATGCGGCGGGCTGTTACGTCATGCCGGGCGGCATCGATCCGCATGTGCATCTGGAAATGCCGTTCATGGGCACCTATTCCGCCGACGATTTCGAGAGCGGCACGCGGGCAGCCCTTGCCGGCGGCACGACCATGGTCGTCGATTTCTGCCTGCCCGAGCCCGGTCAGTCGCTGCTCGATGCGCTGAAGCGCTGGGACAACAAGGCGACCCGCGCCAATTGCGACTATTCCTTCCACATGTCGGTCACCTGGTGGGGCGAACAGGTCTTCAACGAGATGAAGGCGGTCGTTGCTCATCACGGCATCAACACCTTCAAGCATTTCATGGCCTATAAGGGCGCGCTGATGGTGAACGATGACGAGATGTTCGCCTCCTTCTCCCGCTGCGCTGAGCTCGGCGCCCTGCCGCTGGTGCATGCGGAAAACGGCGACGTCGTCGCCGCCATGCAGACCAAGCTGATGGACGAGGGCAATAACGGCCCCGAGGCGCATGCCTATTCTAGGCCACCCTCCGTCGAGGGCGAGGCGACCAACCGCGCCATCATCATCGCCGACATGGCAGGCGTCCCCCTCTATGTCGTCCACACCTCCTGCGAACAGGCCCATGAAGCGATCCGCCGCGCCCGTCAGAACGGCATGCGCGTTTATGGCGAGCCGCTGATCCAGCACTTGACGCTCGACGAGAGCGAATATTTCAACAAGGACTGGGATCATTCGGCCCGCCGCGTGATGTCGCCCCCCTTCCGCAGCAAGCAGCATCAGGACAGCCTCTGGGCAGGCCTTGCCTCCGGCTCGCTGCAGGTGGTGGCGACCGACCACTGCGCCTTCACGACCGACCAGAAGCGCACCGGCCTCGGCGATTTCCGCAAGATCCCGAACGGCACCGGCGGCCTTGAAGACCGCCTGCCGATGCTCTGGACCTATGGCGTTGCAACCGGCCGCATCACCATGAACGAGTTCGTGGCAGTGACCTCGACCAATATCGCCAAGATCCTCAACGTCTATCCGAGGAAGGGCGCCATCCTGGTCGGTGCCGACGCGGATATCGTCGTCTGGGACCCGAAGCGTTCGAAGACCATCACCGCCAAGAGCCAGCAGTCGGCGATCGACTACAACGTCTTCGAGGGCAAGGAAGTCAGCGGCCTGCCGCGCTACACATTGACCCGCGGCGTGGTGGCGATCGAGGATGGGGCGATCAAGACGCAGGAAGGCCACGGCCAGTTCGTCAAGCGCGAGCCTTATCCTGCGGTCAACAAGGCGCTGTCGACCTGGAAGGAACTGACCTCGCCGCGCAAGGTGGAGCGGTCAGGCATTCCGGTCAGCGGGGTTTGAACGGGAAACAATGTTCTTTCCGCGGAATACCCCCCTCTGCCCTGCCGGGCATCTCCCCCACAAGGGGGGAGATCGGATAGCGGCGAGGCCTCGCTCTCAACAAAAGCCGGAGCCTGCCGGAACCAATTCGAATTCGTTCGATAATTGGCGAAACTGGCGCGGCATATCGATCTCCCCCCTTGTGGGGGAGATGCCCGGGAGGGCAGAGGGGGGTGGCACGGCGAAGACATCGATCCGGCCGTTACCCCTTCACCAGCCCGTCCAGCTCCGGCAGCAGCACGACGCTTTCCTGTTCGTTCGGGTCGGTGCGGGCGATTACCGCCGAACAGGGCGCGTCGGAAATGTTGGCCGGCAGGTGCGGCACGCCGGCGGGGATGTACATCATCTCGCCGGCCGAGAGTTCGGCACATTCCTCAAGCCGGTCGCCATACCAGGTGACGGCGGAGCCGGAGAGCACGTAGATGGCCGTCTCGTGGGTTTCGTGCAGATGGGCCTTAGCCCGCGCGCCCGGCGGGATGGTGAGGAGATGCATGCAAATGCCCCTGGAGCCGACGGTTTCCGCCGCGATCCCCTCGAAATAGCTCAGGCCCTGCTTGCCGTCGTAGGCAGCGCCGGGCTTGACGACACGGCAGGTGGGTTTTGATGCACTGTCCATTGCAAAATTCCTCTGTCGAACGGGATCTGCCCTCAGCATATCATCGCGCGCCGAGGACGGGAGCCGGGGCAACCGAAAAGAGAGGGCTCTTGCACGCGGCAATGATCGCTATCCTGCGCAACGGCGATATCTATACTGTACGCTTGGCAGACGGACTTGAATGGGGGCCTTTCGAGAAATGTCATTGAATACGATCCGCTTTCGCATTGCATCGGCAGTCATTGCCGCAATGTCGATTGCCGCTCCCGCCAAGGGCGCGACCTTCCTCGACGGCGCCTACGGCAGCAAGGAAGGCTGCACTTACGCCAAGACCGGCGAATCGTCGGGTGCCGACGATTTCCTGCTGCTCAACGACGACGGCGTGACGACTTCCGTTTCCGCATGCGAATTCAAGGGCATGCCGAAGAAGACGGCGAACGGTTTCACCATCAAGGCAGCGTGCGAGGCCGAAGGGGAAGTCGGACCGGAAGACACCGCTACGATCACCAAATCCGCCAAAGGCTATACCGTCAGCTTCCCGGACGGCACCAAACTCGGACCCATGCCCAAATGCCGATGAACAATGCTCCATCCTCCGTCGTCTCGGCCAAAAAACTCGGCCTCACCTTCGAGACCAGTGACGGCCCGGTTCACGCGCTGTCGAATGTCGATCTCACGGTGAACAAGGGCGATTTCGTCTCCTTCATCGGCCCGTCCGGCTGCGGCAAGACCACGTTCCTGCGTGTCATCGCCGATCTCGAAAAGGCGACGGCCGGCGAGATCACCGTCAACGGCATGACGCCGGAAGAGGCACGCAAGTCGCGCTCCTACGGTTACGTCTTCCAGGCGCCGGCGCTCTATCCCTGGCGGACGATCGAGAAGAACATCGCCCTGCCGCTCGAAATCATGGGCTATTCGGCAGCCGACCGCAAAGCCCGCATCGAGCGCACCCTCGACCTCGTCAACCTCTCCGGCTTCGGCAAGAAATACCCCTGGCAGCTCTCCGGCGGCATGCAGCAGCGCGCCTCGATCGCCCGCGCACTCGCCTTCGACGCCGACCTGCTGTTGATGGACGAACCCTTCGGCGCGCTGGACGAGATCGTCCGCGATCACCTGAACGAACAACTCCTGAAACTATGGGCGCGGACGCAGAAGACCATCTGTTTCGTCACCCACTCCATTCCGGAGGCGGTCTACCTCTCGACCCGCATCGTCGTCATGTCGCCGCGGCCCGGCCGGGTGACGGATGTCATCGAATCGACCTTGCCCAAGGAACGCCCGCTCGAAATCCGCGAGACGCCGGAGTTCCTGGAGATTGCCCATCGGGTGCGCGAGGGACTGAGGGCGGGGCATAGTTATGAGGAATAACTTTCTGCGTTCGGGGCATACCCCCCTCTGTCCTGCCGGACATCTCCCCCACAAGGGGGGAGATTGGCAAGGCGCACCCGCTTCCCGGAACATTGAGCGCATTCAACGCCATAGCGGCAATCTCGAGTCCATATTGAGGGCGAGGCATCGTTACTATCCGATCTCCCCCCTTGTGGGGGAGATGTCCGGCAGGACAGAGGGGGGTGGCCACGCCCCGAAACCTTGGAGGACCGCGGCATGAAACCCGACTCCCTCAAGAACCGCATCATCCCCGTCCTCACCATCCTCATCGCCATCGTCGCCATCTGGTACGTCGCCGCCTATTTCATGAACGCGCCGTTCCAGCGCGATCTCGACCGTCGGGCTGATGTCACCTCCACCACCATGGAATTCATCGGCAAGACCATGGTGCAGCCGAAGCCGATTTTGCCGGCGCCGCATCAGGTGGTCAGCAACGTCTTCGAGAACACCTTTCTGCGTAGCGTCACGTCCAACCGCAGCCTCGTCTACCATGCCTGGGTGACGCTCTCCTCGACCGTCCTCGGCTTCACCATGGGCACGCTGACCGGCATCCTGATCGCGGTCGGCATCGTGCATCTGAAGGCGCTCGACCGCAGCCTGATGCCGTGGATCATCGCCTCGCAGACCGTGCCGATCCTGGCGGTGGCGCCGATGGTGATCGTCGTGCTCGGCGCGGTCAACATCACCGGCCTCCTCCCGAAGGCACTGATCTCCACCTATCTCTCCTTCTTCCCCGTCGCGGTCGGCATGGTGAAGGGGCTGCGCTCGCCTGAGATCATCCAGCTCGACCTGATGCGCACCTATTATGCGAGCGGCGCCCAGACATTCTGGAAACTCCGGGTACCGGCCTCGATACCGTTCCTGTTCACTTCGATGAAGGTGGCGATTGCCGCGAGCCTGGTCGGCGCGATCGTCGGCGAGCTGCCGACCGGGGCCGTCGCCGGCATCGGCTCGAAACTGCTGGCCGCGGCCTATTACAGCCAGACGATCGATATCTGGGCGGCACTGATCGCCGGCTCGGTGCTTGCGGCACTTCTGGTCACCATCGTCGGCATCATCGCGAAAATCGTCGATCGCTCCATGGGCGGGAGGCCGGCATGACCCTGGTTCTTCGCTCCTGGCAGGGCGCCGTTGCCCTGATCCTTTGCCTCCTCGCCCTCGCCTCCCTGCCGCTGATGGCAGCGGATGCCCCCGCGCCCTTCGGCGCGGGCACCGTCACCGTGATCGTCCTGCTCGTCGCCGGTGCGGCGCTGGTGTCGTTCACGAAGCTCTCCCAGCCCCTCCTCGCCACGATCCCGTTCGTCGCGGCCCATCTTGCCGTCTGGCTGCTGCTCGCCGGCATGACCGGCAACGAGGGCAAGGCGACACTTGCCTTCTTCCTGCTGGTCGCGGCCTGCTGGCTGCTCGCCTGGCGCTGCGTCTCGGTACTCTCCGGCATCCGCCCAAAATCCCAGGCGGGCGATACGTTCCTCCGCCTCCTGATTCCCGCCATCTTCGGCGCCTGGATCCTGATCCTCTGGGAAGCGGCGACGCGCGGTGCCGGCATTCCCTTCATCATCCTGCCGCCGCCGTCCTCGATCGGCGCAAGGCTCGCCTCTTCGGTGCCGATCCTCTGGGCCGACGTGCAGCAGACGATCTTCAAGGCGGTGCTCTTCGGTTACGTGGTCGGCTGCGCTTCCGGATTTGTCGTCGCGATCCTTGCCGACCGCGTCGCGTTCCTGCGCCGCGGGCTGCTGCCGATCGGCAACATGGTCTCGGCACTGCCGATCATCGGCGTCGCACCGATCATGGTCATGTGGTTCGGTTTCGACTGGCAGTCGAAGGCTGCGGTCGTCATCATCATGACCTTCTTCCCGATGCTGGTGAACACGGTGGCGGGGCTCGCAGCCTCGGGCGCCATGGAACGCGACCTGATGCGCTCCTACGCCTCCGATTACTGGCAGACCCTGATGAAACTGCGCCTGCCGGCCGCCATGCCCTTCGTCTTCAATGCGCTGAAGATCAACTCGACACTGGCGCTGATCGGCGCGATCGTCGCGGAATTCTTCGGCACGCCGATCGTCGGCATGGGGTTCCGGATCTCGACCGAGATCGGCCGCATGAATGTCGACATGGTCTGGGCCGAAATCGCTGTTGCAGCGCTCATCGGATCGGTTTTTTATGGTGTCGTGGCGCTTGGCGAAAGAGCGACGACGTTCTGGCATCCGTCTAACCGCGGTGGTTAAACGCGAAAAATCCGGCCCGTTTCGGCGGAGCCGGCAAACCTCAGAGGGAAGGATAAAAAACATGAGAAAAATTCTCGTTGCGCTGATGGCAGGCGCCATGTCGCTTGCAGCAGCCCAGGCGGCGATGGCCGCCGACAAGGTGACCCTGCAGCTGAAATGGGTGGCTCAAGGCCAGTTCGGCGGCTACTACGTCGCCAAGGACAAGGGCTTCTACAAGGAAGAAGGCCTCGACGTCACGATCAAGCCGGGCGGCCCGGACATCGCGCCCGAACAGGTGATCGCCGGCGGCGGCGCCGACGTGATCGTCGACTGGATGGGCGGCGCGTTGGTTGCCCGCGAAAAGGGCGTGCCGCTCACCAACATCGCCCAGCCCTACCAGAAATCCGGCCTGCAGATGATCTGCCCCAAGGACGGCCCGGTGAAGACCGAAGCCGACTTCAAGGGCCGCACGCTCGGCGTCTGGTTCTTCGGCAACGAATATCCGTTCTTCGCCTGGATGAACAAGCTCGGCCTCAAGACCGACGGCGGCAAGGACGGCGTGACCGTCCTGAAGCAGAGCTTCGACGTGCAGCCGCTCATCCAGAAGCAGGCGGACTGCATCTCGGTCATGACCTATAACGAATACTGGCAGGCGATCGATGCCGGCTTCAAGCCGGACCAGCTCACCGTCTTCAACTTCTCCGCCATGGGCAACGACCTGCTCGAGGACGGCCTCTACGTGATGGACACCAAGCTCAAGGACCCGAAGTTCAAGGAGACCATGGTGAAGTTC
It encodes:
- a CDS encoding cupin domain-containing protein, with translation MDSASKPTCRVVKPGAAYDGKQGLSYFEGIAAETVGSRGICMHLLTIPPGARAKAHLHETHETAIYVLSGSAVTWYGDRLEECAELSAGEMMYIPAGVPHLPANISDAPCSAVIARTDPNEQESVVLLPELDGLVKG
- the rutR gene encoding HTH-type transcriptional regulator RutR encodes the protein MAIPRAAKTQRRTRIQEEKEERILEAALDVFSQNGFRGATIDQIAEAAGMSKPNLLYYFRTKEAIHRQLIDRVLSTWLEPLRAFDAEGNPESEIRSYIRRKLEMARDFPRESRLFANEVLQGAPHIEDELKGPLKALVDEKAEVIRAWARSGKIAKCDPYHLIFSIWSTTQHYADFDVQVRAVLGQNYAGEGRFEDAARFLEQLFIDGLRARNA
- a CDS encoding antitoxin MazE-like protein, with the translated sequence MGRPREISPEERAELIRQGYRPIEIWVQDTTSEAYRREAERQARAAVEADRQAGILELVDEDAHRDWDKE
- a CDS encoding glutamine synthetase beta-grasp domain-containing protein, with protein sequence MTKYKLEYIWLDGYTPVPNLRGKTQIKEFDTFPTLEQLPLWGFDGSSTMQAEGRSSDCVLKPVALYPDPARTNGALVMCEVMMPDGVTPHATNARATILDDEDAWFGFEQEYFFYQNGRPLGFPEQGYPAPQGPYYTGVGYSNVGDVAREIVEEHLDLCLAAGINHEGINAEVAKGQWEFQVFGKGSKKAADQIWMARYLLQRLTEKYGIDIEYHCKPLGDTDWNGSGMHCNFSTKYMREVGGKDYFEALMAAFDKNLMDHIAVYGPDNDKRLTGKHETAPWNKFSYGVADRGASIRVPHSFVKNDYKGYLEDRRPNSQGDPYQIASQVLKTIAEVPTNRASAAA
- a CDS encoding ABC transporter permease gives rise to the protein MTLVLRSWQGAVALILCLLALASLPLMAADAPAPFGAGTVTVIVLLVAGAALVSFTKLSQPLLATIPFVAAHLAVWLLLAGMTGNEGKATLAFFLLVAACWLLAWRCVSVLSGIRPKSQAGDTFLRLLIPAIFGAWILILWEAATRGAGIPFIILPPPSSIGARLASSVPILWADVQQTIFKAVLFGYVVGCASGFVVAILADRVAFLRRGLLPIGNMVSALPIIGVAPIMVMWFGFDWQSKAAVVIIMTFFPMLVNTVAGLAASGAMERDLMRSYASDYWQTLMKLRLPAAMPFVFNALKINSTLALIGAIVAEFFGTPIVGMGFRISTEIGRMNVDMVWAEIAVAALIGSVFYGVVALGERATTFWHPSNRGG
- a CDS encoding Zn-dependent hydrolase, with translation MVAAPGENLRINGDRLWDMLMDMAKIGPGIAGGNNRQTLTDADGEGRHLFKRWCEAEGLSVGVDRMGTMFATRAGTDPDALPVYVGSHLDTQPTGGKYDGVLGVLGALEVVRTMNDLGIKTKHPIVVTNWANEEGARFAPAMLASGVFAGVHSIDYAYGRKDPDGKTYGDELKRIGWLGDEEVGARKMHAYFEYHIEQGPILEAENKQIGVVTHCQGLWWLEFTLTGREAHTGSTPMNLRVNAGLAFGRILEMVQAVAMSEQPGAVGGVGQVFFSPNSRNVLPGKVVFTVDIRTPSQEKLDRMRATIEKQAAEICEPLGVGCSVEAVGHFDPVTFDPVLVGRVREAAEKLGYSHMNIISGAGHDACWAAKVAPSTMIMCPCVGGLSHNEAEEISKEWAAAGADVLFHAVLETAEIVE
- a CDS encoding ABC transporter ATP-binding protein, whose translation is MNNAPSSVVSAKKLGLTFETSDGPVHALSNVDLTVNKGDFVSFIGPSGCGKTTFLRVIADLEKATAGEITVNGMTPEEARKSRSYGYVFQAPALYPWRTIEKNIALPLEIMGYSAADRKARIERTLDLVNLSGFGKKYPWQLSGGMQQRASIARALAFDADLLLMDEPFGALDEIVRDHLNEQLLKLWARTQKTICFVTHSIPEAVYLSTRIVVMSPRPGRVTDVIESTLPKERPLEIRETPEFLEIAHRVREGLRAGHSYEE
- a CDS encoding type II toxin-antitoxin system PemK/MazF family toxin, with the protein product MTFKRGNMVTAAFQGDLGKPRPAVILHADEYIDAHETLILCPLTTYLADSPNFRPTIAPSAENGLQAVSQIMVDKVTHLRKTAISQVIGRLGDQDMWRLEAALINITGLRQAILPLPMNERTGEQQ
- the hydA gene encoding dihydropyrimidinase, with protein sequence MTTVIKGGTIVTADLTYKADVKIDGGKIIEIGPNLVGDTTLDAAGCYVMPGGIDPHVHLEMPFMGTYSADDFESGTRAALAGGTTMVVDFCLPEPGQSLLDALKRWDNKATRANCDYSFHMSVTWWGEQVFNEMKAVVAHHGINTFKHFMAYKGALMVNDDEMFASFSRCAELGALPLVHAENGDVVAAMQTKLMDEGNNGPEAHAYSRPPSVEGEATNRAIIIADMAGVPLYVVHTSCEQAHEAIRRARQNGMRVYGEPLIQHLTLDESEYFNKDWDHSARRVMSPPFRSKQHQDSLWAGLASGSLQVVATDHCAFTTDQKRTGLGDFRKIPNGTGGLEDRLPMLWTYGVATGRITMNEFVAVTSTNIAKILNVYPRKGAILVGADADIVVWDPKRSKTITAKSQQSAIDYNVFEGKEVSGLPRYTLTRGVVAIEDGAIKTQEGHGQFVKREPYPAVNKALSTWKELTSPRKVERSGIPVSGV
- a CDS encoding ABC transporter substrate-binding protein produces the protein MRKILVALMAGAMSLAAAQAAMAADKVTLQLKWVAQGQFGGYYVAKDKGFYKEEGLDVTIKPGGPDIAPEQVIAGGGADVIVDWMGGALVAREKGVPLTNIAQPYQKSGLQMICPKDGPVKTEADFKGRTLGVWFFGNEYPFFAWMNKLGLKTDGGKDGVTVLKQSFDVQPLIQKQADCISVMTYNEYWQAIDAGFKPDQLTVFNFSAMGNDLLEDGLYVMDTKLKDPKFKETMVKFVRASMKGWKYAIANPGEAAEIVMDNGGQDENHQKRMMGEVAKLVGTATGKLDTATYDRTVKALLDQKIITKKPEGAYTSEITDAALK
- a CDS encoding ABC transporter permease; translation: MKPDSLKNRIIPVLTILIAIVAIWYVAAYFMNAPFQRDLDRRADVTSTTMEFIGKTMVQPKPILPAPHQVVSNVFENTFLRSVTSNRSLVYHAWVTLSSTVLGFTMGTLTGILIAVGIVHLKALDRSLMPWIIASQTVPILAVAPMVIVVLGAVNITGLLPKALISTYLSFFPVAVGMVKGLRSPEIIQLDLMRTYYASGAQTFWKLRVPASIPFLFTSMKVAIAASLVGAIVGELPTGAVAGIGSKLLAAAYYSQTIDIWAALIAGSVLAALLVTIVGIIAKIVDRSMGGRPA